In one window of Nakamurella sp. PAMC28650 DNA:
- a CDS encoding thioesterase family protein: protein MHKNHQHGRRYTTDVRVRWSDLDAYGHVNNARVLTLLEEARVDWLFTEAARCGATGLTGGMVVSRLSIHYKRSITFGEQVSVSMGVLELKSVSTTIDYVVTVEDKVSITATTQLVPVDPVNWRPRRWDTAERAFLTEYLAV, encoded by the coding sequence GTGCACAAGAACCATCAGCACGGCCGCCGGTACACCACTGACGTGCGGGTCCGCTGGTCCGATCTGGACGCCTACGGTCACGTGAACAACGCGAGGGTCCTGACGTTGCTGGAGGAGGCCAGGGTCGACTGGTTGTTCACCGAGGCCGCCCGCTGCGGAGCGACGGGTCTGACGGGCGGCATGGTGGTGTCCCGTCTTTCCATCCACTACAAGAGGTCGATCACCTTCGGGGAGCAGGTCTCGGTCTCGATGGGCGTCCTCGAGCTGAAGAGCGTGTCGACGACCATCGATTACGTGGTGACCGTCGAGGACAAGGTGTCCATCACGGCGACCACCCAGTTGGTGCCGGTCGATCCGGTGAACTGGCGCCCGCGCCGGTGGGACACGGCAGAACGCGCGTTCCTGACGGAATACCTGGCGGTCTGA
- a CDS encoding NAD-glutamate dehydrogenase, with translation MTQTDQTSATLTADGGGMSSVDQACLLRPDTAALIQAYFTHVPEEDRPRDPQDVLSVVDSHLKVAQQRSSGHAAIRIFNPGVGAEGAGGWSATSTVIDIVNDDMPYVVESVVSAITATGVTVHRVLHPILAVRRDASGALLEVAGESRRGLDPQDCLRESWVHILIDRLSDAELAESIETTLHLALESVRAVVTDSAALIGAAAVVAAELRSSFSPRSTQEVAEATDFLYWLTAGNLTFLGYRCDEGAPAGDNHLLHPVPGTGLGILRDGLASAAGFDEEWMNADPSSGHLVLTQTSSGTALSREVPPFSVAVRILGADGRIIRQHRFLGVLTPRALNAEITTTPVLRQTVATVLSSLGAVPDSYTGQRAMELLATYPRAELFWASPELVLDTVSGVLQLSSRRRLRAYLQPDPFGRFTSVLVYLPRDRYTTDARLAMQKVLMDTLHGNGIRYTARVGDSLLAAVHFTVTTDRADPVTLDPAGVQDLTRSLRATIRTWEDRLVAAVVGGDEELDTAAALARYAEAFDEAYKEDYQVDDAVRDLRQLDALTGPADLGLQFTRSANHHAEHRRLKLYLTGGTVTLSRVLPVLQSLGAEVIDERPYEVRRTDGTPSRIYDFGLRFPDGLLPEDDAPLAVRDRFSKAFVAVWTHQSEVDGFNGLVLVAGLEWRLVAVLRAYAHYLRQIGIPYTQGYLEQVLTANPTITADLAALFTARFDPAVHPDDHDARSAEGDRLIASITAALDGVSSLDADRILRTYLSLITATQRTNVYRTDTAGDLRQTMAFKLNPQRIPGVPKPVPAHEIWVYSPRLEGLHLRFGAVARGGLRWSDRPEDFRTEILGLVKAQEVKNAVIVPVGAKGGFVLKQQPVPTGDPSADRDSLLAEGVACYRLFIAALLDLTDNRIGGTVVPPDLVFRHDADDPYLVVAADKGTATFSDIANGVAADYGFWLGDAFASGGSVGYDHKAMGITARGAWESVRHHFREIGIDTQTQDFTCVGIGDMSGDVFGNGMLLSEHIRLVAAFDHRHVFIDPTPVAAEGFPERRRLFDKPRSSWADYDTELISAGGGVWPRSAKSVPISEQMRAALWIEAGVTALSPVELIRAALLAPVDLLWNGGIGTYVKASTEVNSAAGDKANDAVRVNGSELRARVVGEGGNLGVTQLGRIEFARAGGRINTDAIDNSAGVDTSDHEVNIKIALQPAIADGRLTADGRDELLASMTDEVGHLVLADNIAQNRVLGVARHHAPSMLTVHSRLIDSLVASGRLDRELEFLPNQHQINARMAAGEPLTSPELSVLLAYVKSALSAAMLADELPDEPAFARRLGNYFPHGLRAAAQDCVIDIAAHPLAREIVTTMTVNEVVNGAGITYAFRLQEEMAASYTDAIRAYSVVTAVFGLPELWADIAAHDNLIPSACQDTMLLQARRLLDRASRWILTHREAPLDVASEIERYSAAVTQLTPRMPRLVRGVEHQNVRSDAAELITLGAPAELANRVAYSLYTFSVLDIVDVAMQVGADLAETAELYYTLSAHLDFDRILSAVTGLERGDRWHALARQALRDDLYRSMRLITADVLTGTDDRLGVSARIESWESQSMAKLARARTTLAQIAAAGAGDLAALSVAASEVRSMVR, from the coding sequence ATGACTCAGACGGACCAGACCTCGGCAACGCTGACCGCGGACGGGGGTGGGATGAGCTCGGTCGACCAGGCCTGTCTGCTCCGTCCGGACACGGCCGCGTTGATCCAGGCCTACTTCACCCACGTCCCCGAGGAAGATCGCCCGCGCGACCCGCAGGACGTCCTGAGCGTGGTCGACAGTCACCTGAAGGTCGCCCAGCAACGGAGCTCCGGCCACGCCGCCATCCGGATCTTCAACCCGGGGGTCGGTGCGGAGGGCGCCGGCGGCTGGTCGGCCACCTCGACCGTCATCGACATCGTCAACGACGACATGCCCTACGTCGTCGAGTCGGTGGTCAGTGCCATCACCGCGACCGGGGTCACCGTCCACCGGGTCCTCCACCCGATCCTCGCCGTCCGTCGTGACGCGTCCGGTGCTCTGCTGGAGGTGGCGGGGGAGTCGCGTCGCGGCCTCGATCCGCAGGACTGCCTCCGCGAATCCTGGGTGCACATCCTGATCGACCGGCTTTCCGACGCGGAACTGGCGGAGTCCATCGAGACGACCCTGCACCTGGCGCTGGAGTCGGTCAGAGCCGTCGTCACCGACTCTGCGGCCCTCATCGGTGCGGCCGCCGTGGTGGCCGCCGAACTCCGTTCCTCGTTCTCGCCGCGATCGACCCAGGAGGTCGCGGAGGCCACCGATTTCCTCTACTGGCTGACGGCGGGCAACCTGACCTTCCTCGGATACCGGTGCGACGAGGGGGCACCAGCGGGTGACAACCACCTGCTGCATCCGGTGCCCGGCACCGGTCTGGGCATCCTGCGTGACGGACTTGCCTCGGCCGCCGGCTTCGACGAGGAATGGATGAACGCGGACCCGTCGTCCGGTCATCTGGTGCTGACCCAGACCTCCAGCGGCACCGCACTGAGTCGTGAGGTCCCCCCGTTCTCGGTGGCGGTGCGAATCCTGGGCGCGGACGGGCGGATCATCCGCCAGCACCGGTTTCTGGGCGTGCTCACCCCGCGCGCGCTGAACGCCGAGATCACCACCACACCGGTGTTGCGGCAGACGGTCGCGACGGTTCTGTCCTCCCTCGGCGCGGTGCCCGACTCCTACACCGGCCAGCGCGCGATGGAGCTGCTGGCCACCTACCCCCGTGCCGAACTGTTCTGGGCATCCCCGGAACTGGTGCTGGACACCGTGAGCGGGGTGCTGCAGCTCTCCAGCCGCCGACGCCTGCGGGCGTACCTGCAGCCGGACCCGTTCGGCCGCTTCACGTCGGTGCTCGTCTACCTGCCCCGCGACCGCTACACCACGGACGCCCGGCTGGCCATGCAGAAGGTGCTGATGGACACCCTGCACGGCAACGGTATCCGCTACACCGCCCGGGTCGGCGACTCGCTGCTGGCGGCGGTGCACTTCACGGTCACCACCGACCGGGCCGACCCGGTCACGCTCGACCCGGCCGGCGTGCAGGACCTCACCAGATCGCTGCGTGCCACCATCCGCACGTGGGAGGACCGTCTCGTGGCCGCGGTCGTCGGCGGTGACGAGGAACTCGACACCGCAGCGGCTCTGGCCCGGTACGCCGAGGCGTTCGACGAGGCCTACAAGGAGGACTACCAGGTCGACGACGCCGTCCGCGATCTGCGTCAACTGGACGCGCTGACCGGGCCTGCCGACCTCGGGCTGCAATTCACCCGCTCGGCGAACCACCACGCCGAGCACCGCCGTCTCAAGCTATATCTCACGGGAGGAACCGTCACGCTGTCCCGGGTGCTGCCGGTGTTGCAGAGCCTGGGCGCCGAGGTGATCGACGAACGTCCCTACGAGGTCCGCCGGACCGACGGGACACCCTCTCGCATCTACGATTTCGGCCTCCGGTTCCCGGACGGGCTGCTACCGGAGGACGATGCTCCGCTCGCCGTCCGCGACCGCTTCTCCAAGGCGTTCGTCGCGGTATGGACCCACCAGTCCGAGGTCGACGGTTTCAACGGGCTCGTCCTGGTCGCCGGTCTCGAGTGGCGACTGGTCGCCGTCCTGCGGGCCTACGCCCACTACCTTCGTCAGATCGGAATCCCCTACACGCAAGGCTATCTGGAGCAGGTGCTGACGGCGAACCCGACAATCACCGCCGACCTCGCGGCCTTGTTCACGGCCCGCTTCGATCCCGCCGTCCACCCGGACGACCACGATGCCCGGTCGGCCGAAGGTGACCGCCTGATCGCGAGCATCACCGCCGCGCTGGACGGCGTCAGCAGCCTGGATGCCGACCGCATCCTGCGGACCTACCTGAGTCTGATCACCGCCACCCAGCGCACCAACGTCTACCGGACGGACACGGCCGGTGATCTGCGGCAGACGATGGCTTTCAAGCTCAACCCGCAGCGGATCCCCGGGGTTCCGAAACCCGTTCCAGCGCATGAGATCTGGGTCTACTCACCGCGACTGGAAGGCCTCCACCTACGGTTCGGGGCGGTGGCCAGAGGTGGACTGCGCTGGTCGGACCGCCCGGAAGACTTCCGCACCGAGATCCTCGGCCTGGTCAAGGCGCAGGAGGTCAAGAACGCCGTCATCGTGCCGGTCGGGGCCAAGGGCGGATTCGTCCTGAAGCAGCAGCCGGTGCCGACCGGCGACCCCTCGGCCGACCGTGACTCCCTCCTGGCCGAGGGCGTCGCCTGCTACCGACTCTTCATCGCGGCCCTGCTCGACCTGACCGACAATCGCATCGGCGGGACCGTGGTGCCACCGGACCTGGTGTTCCGCCACGACGCGGACGACCCGTACCTGGTGGTCGCCGCGGACAAGGGCACGGCGACCTTCTCCGACATCGCCAACGGGGTGGCCGCCGACTACGGATTCTGGCTCGGCGACGCGTTCGCCTCCGGCGGCAGCGTCGGATACGACCACAAGGCCATGGGCATCACGGCTCGGGGCGCCTGGGAGTCGGTCCGGCATCACTTCCGCGAGATCGGCATCGACACCCAGACCCAGGATTTCACCTGCGTCGGCATCGGGGACATGTCCGGTGACGTGTTCGGCAACGGCATGCTGCTCTCCGAGCACATCCGATTGGTCGCGGCATTCGACCACCGGCACGTGTTCATCGACCCGACGCCCGTTGCAGCCGAGGGATTCCCCGAACGGCGGCGGCTCTTCGACAAGCCGCGCTCCTCCTGGGCCGACTACGACACGGAGCTGATCTCGGCCGGCGGTGGGGTCTGGCCCCGGAGCGCCAAGTCCGTTCCGATCTCGGAGCAGATGCGTGCGGCCCTGTGGATCGAGGCCGGGGTCACGGCGTTGTCGCCCGTGGAGCTGATCAGAGCCGCGCTCCTCGCGCCGGTGGATCTGCTCTGGAATGGCGGGATCGGCACGTACGTCAAGGCATCGACGGAGGTCAACTCCGCCGCCGGCGACAAGGCGAACGACGCAGTGCGCGTCAACGGGTCCGAACTACGCGCACGGGTGGTCGGGGAGGGCGGCAACCTCGGCGTCACCCAGCTGGGCCGGATCGAGTTCGCCCGGGCAGGCGGGCGGATCAACACCGACGCGATCGACAACTCGGCCGGCGTCGACACCTCCGATCACGAGGTGAACATCAAGATCGCGCTGCAACCCGCGATCGCCGACGGACGGCTGACCGCCGACGGACGGGACGAGCTGCTGGCGTCCATGACGGACGAGGTCGGGCACCTGGTCCTGGCCGACAACATCGCCCAGAACCGAGTTCTCGGCGTGGCGCGACACCATGCGCCATCGATGCTGACGGTGCACTCCCGCCTGATCGACTCGCTGGTCGCGTCCGGGCGGCTCGATCGCGAGCTGGAATTCCTCCCGAACCAGCACCAGATCAACGCCCGGATGGCCGCGGGGGAGCCGTTGACCTCACCGGAGCTGTCGGTGCTGCTCGCGTACGTGAAATCGGCCCTGTCGGCCGCGATGCTCGCCGACGAGCTGCCGGACGAGCCGGCGTTCGCGCGCCGACTGGGCAACTACTTCCCGCACGGGTTGCGGGCCGCCGCGCAGGACTGCGTCATCGACATCGCCGCGCATCCGCTGGCCCGGGAGATCGTCACCACCATGACGGTCAACGAGGTGGTCAACGGCGCCGGCATCACCTACGCGTTTCGTCTGCAGGAGGAGATGGCCGCGTCGTACACCGATGCCATCAGGGCCTACTCGGTCGTCACCGCCGTCTTCGGACTGCCGGAGCTGTGGGCGGACATCGCCGCGCACGACAACCTCATTCCCTCCGCCTGCCAGGACACCATGCTCCTGCAGGCGCGACGGCTGCTCGACCGGGCCTCCCGATGGATCCTGACCCACCGGGAGGCACCGCTGGACGTGGCGTCCGAGATCGAACGTTACTCAGCCGCCGTGACGCAGCTGACCCCGAGGATGCCGCGACTCGTCCGCGGCGTCGAGCACCAGAACGTCCGGTCCGACGCGGCCGAGCTGATCACCCTGGGCGCGCCCGCCGAACTGGCCAACCGGGTGGCCTACTCGCTCTACACGTTCAGCGTGCTGGACATCGTCGACGTGGCGATGCAGGTCGGGGCCGATCTGGCCGAGACGGCCGAGCTGTACTACACACTCTCCGCGCATCTGGACTTCGACCGCATCCTGTCGGCGGTGACCGGCCTCGAGCGGGGTGACCGGTGGCACGCACTGGCCCGCCAGGCACTGCGCGACGACCTGTACCGCTCGATGAGGTTGATCACTGCCGACGTCTTGACCGGTACGGACGACCGGCTCGGGGTGAGCGCCAGGATCGAGTCGTGGGAGAGCCAGAGCATGGCCAAACTGGCCAGGGCCCGCACGACGCTGGCCCAGATCGCCGCCGCGGGCGCCGGAGATCTCGCGGCGCTGTCGGTCGCCGCCAGCGAAGTGCGGTCGATGGTCCGCTGA